Proteins from a single region of Armigeres subalbatus isolate Guangzhou_Male unplaced genomic scaffold, GZ_Asu_2 Contig1364, whole genome shotgun sequence:
- the LOC134202697 gene encoding uncharacterized protein LOC134202697 — protein MGWQRPEAVPYPKIWHRFQAKSLRIDSYSEWYTVQDLPKERFEDALRHMSSQFVRDEQMNKALRLKDDSTAMEEIVQLWKDMLSERLSLVCFREGSDEIVGVNVLGVASKSIENKWKFKSDVFQTIIDAVGYVSQKANVFAHYGVDHYLNSMGLSVDRSYRLRGIATEMLRARVLLCEGIGLEVTSACFTGAGSQAAARKVGFQENYCITYGELAEADDRFVFPGLELKKCKYMSLKTG, from the exons ATGGGCTGGCAGCGTCCTGAAGCAGTTCCCTATCCAAAGATATGGCACCGGTTTCAGGCCAAAAGTTTGCGGATAGACAGCTATTCGGAATGGTACACAGTTCAGGATCTTCCGAAAGAGCGTTTCGAGGATGCCTTGCGGCACATGAGCAGCCAGTTTGTACGGGACGAGCAAATGAATAAAGCGTTGCGACTCAAAGATGATTCGACTGCCATGGAGGAAATCGTGCAGTTGTGGAAGGACATGCTTTCGGAGCGTTTGTCTCTTGTTTGTTTCCGAGAAGGATCCGATGAGATCGTGGGAGTTAATGTGTTGGGAGTGGCGTCAAAGTCCATTGAGAACAAATGGAAG TTTAAAAGTGATGTATTTCAAACGATCATCGATGCGGTCGGCTACGTATCGCAGAAAGCAAACGTTTTTGCGCACTACGGTGTGGATCACTACTTGAATTCAATGGGCTTGTCGGTGGATCGCAGCTATCGGCTGCGAGGTATAGCAACTGAAATGCTTCGGGCCAGAGTTCTGCTTTGTGAAGGAATAGGTCTGGAGGTGACCTCGGCGTGTTTCACAGGAGCTGGGTCACAGGCCGCCGCCCGGAAGGTTGGATTTCAAGAAAATTACTGCATCACATATGGAGAGCTGGCAGAAGCCGATGACCGATTTGTATTTCCTGGGTTGGAactgaaaaaatgtaaatacaTGAGTTTAAAAACTGGTTAG
- the LOC134202696 gene encoding uncharacterized protein LOC134202696: protein MTFVSCKDDKKDYAPKGDRWQDVFDAVMYFSTKSNVFERYQVDEYLSAMGLSVMPKYRGRGLATEILRARIPLCKAVGLKLTSTVFTAIGSQIPAAKVGFEETFVMEYEELVKMNSRFEFPGIPGKYCKSMSLKID, encoded by the exons ATGACATTTGTTTCCTGCAAGGATGACAAAAAGGATTACGCT CCCAAAGGCGACCGCTGGCAGGACGTATTCGATGCGGTGATGTATTTCTCCACCAAGAGCAACGTGTTCGAACGGTACCAGGTGGACGAATATCTGTCGGCGATGGGACTCTCCGTTATGCCCAAGTACCGTGGCCGAGGTCTGGCGACGGAAATTCTCCGGGCACGGATCCCGCTGTGCAAAGCCGTGGGACTGAAACTGACTTCGACGGTGTTCACGGCCATTGGCTCGCAAATCCCGGCCGCCAAGGTGGGCTTCGAGGAAACATTTGTTATGGAGTACGAAGAGCTGGTGAAGATGAACTCGAGATTCGAGTTTCCCGGGATTCCGGGAAAATATTGTAAGAGTATGAGtttaaaaattgattaa